The Sulfolobus sp. A20 genomic interval TATTCACTTTCTCGATGTTAGCTTGGGTCCACCACTTACAGACTTGGCCTTTGCCAGTAGTTTTAAGGGCATTCATTACCCCGACTACTTTAATACTAGCTGCCGGTTCAGGTTTAACTGTACTAAACTTAGGCTTAACTATATTGCTAGGTAAAGGATATGAGTGGAAGAACCCTGTAGGCCTTACCGCACTGATAGCCTTATTAGGGTTTATATTAGCAGGGTTACAAGCGCTAATGTTACCAATAAATCCATTGAACGTGTTAGTTCACAACAGTTATTATGTAGTTGGACACTTCCACTTGATGATATGGACTATAATATTCCTAGGTTATTTAACCTCATTCCTAGGAATGCTATCTGAGAGAATGGGAGGTATCTCATTATCTAGCTTATCTACCGGTCTAATAGGGGGTGGAGTGATAATGTGGACTATAGGTGCTTTCCTGTTAGGATATACGATGAGCATTGCCGGTTATCTAGGACTACTGAGGAGGTGGATGGCTTATCCGCTAAAGTTCTTGCCATATATGGATGCCATGTCGATATATGCGATTATGATGGGGGCTAGCTTCGTTATGATAATGATTCCCGTACTAGCTACTTTATTGAGGATAAAGTTGGACTCTTTCTGGGAGTTACCCGGTATTGAAGGTAAAGTTTCTGCTGGAAGTATGCCCGGAGTAATGGCAGAGAATAAAAAATAAAATAAAGAAAAACTTTTTTTCTGCATTTCCTATTTATATATATGTTATCCTATAACGGAAATGTTAGGGAAAATTATAAGACCTTAGCATTATCCGTAGCCTTGATAGTGATCTTTGTTAATCCAGTAATGGAAGTCTTACAAGGGATAAATCCAATAATCTACATGTTAGATCATTATGCTCTTTACTTAGCTGGGCTAATATTTGGATCTAAGTTCTTTAAGGGTTCAATACATACTCTTATATTAGGTGTTATCCCAGCTATATTCTGGCACTACCCCCTATTCTTTGACTTAGCAGGGGCTAGTATAACTTTTAGGCTATTATGTGAGGCTACCCTCTTTCTAGGGGGTTTATTAGCTGGTTCGTTCATACCTGTAGCTAGCCTTAGAAGTAAGGTCATATTGTTTGCATTATATATGCTTGGGGATACTCTATTAAGTATTTTCTTCATTTTAGGTTATCCACAGTACTCTAATGTATACTTTCCCTCTTTAGCTTGGGGACCTTCAGCACTTTTTGGAGTTGGCATTATGATGTTTATTATTATGAACTTGTTTCTAGCATATGTTATAATTAGACTATTAAAGGATATTTCTATTTTTTAGCTAATTTTTTATTCTTAAGATTTATTAATTTTTAGTTCAAATGGAATAAGCTGTTAAATATGTTTAACTATATATATATACGGTAGTTTTAAAAAGTTAAAACACTTAATTCTTTTGATAATGGTGAAAGTAGATGAGCTCATCTTCTACTACGCAGTATAGTCCAGTCCCTAATAGAAGGATTCCACTACCTCCTGTAACTGCTGAGAGATATCACGTCACTTGTAGATTCTGTAATGTAGGCTGTGGATATGATGTTTTTGTATTCCCCGTTGGACAAGAGGGTAGTCCTGCAAAGGGACAGAACGCTGTTGTATATAATCTAGTTGATAAAGTATTCAATAGGAACTTGCAGAACTATCAGGCTGATTACACACAGCAGTTAATACCATTAAGCGCTAACTACGGTACCCCATGGATTGGAGAAGGTATGGTAACTAAAACTATCAGATATAACACTAATACTAAGAGCTGGGAGGAAGTATACATAATAGAAGTTCCAAGCTCAGAGTGTCCAGCTAATGAAGGGAACTACTCCACCAGAGGAGGGAGAAACGCTCAAAGGATTTGGAGCCCATTCAAAGATGTTGCCTCTGGCTTCGCGGTCTATCAATCTAGGATAACTACACCATTACTGAGGTGGAACAATAGTTTACAGCCAATATCGTGGAGCTATGCGATTGAGGCAATTGCAACTATCATTAAATATTTCCTAGACAACGAGAACTTTACCTACCCAGACCCAGTAGGTCCTGCTGCAATTCAAGTATTGGGTATAAGGGCTGATCACGGTGGAGGTCAAGGTGGAGGTATAGTAAGTAATTTAATGCCGGGATTATTCTTGCACATGGGTTTAGCAACACCCTTTATTAGGTTCCATTATCAAGTAGCTTTCTCGTTTACGCAGGACGCTTTAGAGGAGGCAACAAATGGTAATGGAACTGACACTGCTAGCATGCTAGACATTTCAATTGCTGATACTCTAGTAGTATGGGGCATAAACGAGTACGTTACTTCGACTGTTAACCTAATTCAACATATATTTGATAATATTTCTGGTGCTACAATTGATAGGAAGAAGCAATGGTTTGAATCTGGAGAGCCGGCAATGCCGGGTAATATAATTATAGTTGAAGCTAGGCCCAGTGAAACTGTTCACGCTGTAGCTGCTAAGCTAGGAATTACTATACAGCAAGCTATGCAGGGAATAACAGCACAATCTGGCAATAATGGTGGGGGTTACATGTTATATGTGCAAGTTAACCCCGGTACTGATGCCGAATTAGCTAACGCTGTAGCAGCTTACATTTACTACACTTATCCAGATGTGGTGAATTATTTCATTAACTTATACAAGTCCGCTTCTACGAATGGCTTCACCTTCAACGAGGAGACTTTTAACTATTATATACAGTACTTGACTTCAAAGAGTCTAGATGAGTGGCTATCAGAGGCTGAGCAGATAACTGGTGTTCCTAGTCAAATTATAATGCAGATGGGAGACTTAATTGCCAAGCCAAAGACTGCTAATGGAAACACTTATTATAAGAGGACGTTAATAGAGTTTGAGAAGGGTGTCATATGGTCTGGTAACTATACTCCAATTTACGCTATAGCAAACTTAGCGATTATTAGTGGTGCATTATCCGGTAGACCAGGGTGTGGAACATCTACTGGTTTTGGACATCAAAGAGGTGCTGCATTTCCATTACCTCCACCACCACCGTGGTCTTCCAACTTGAGTCAAAGTAGACAATTCTTCATACCGATGCACGT includes:
- a CDS encoding DUF1404 domain-containing protein translates to MLSYNGNVRENYKTLALSVALIVIFVNPVMEVLQGINPIIYMLDHYALYLAGLIFGSKFFKGSIHTLILGVIPAIFWHYPLFFDLAGASITFRLLCEATLFLGGLLAGSFIPVASLRSKVILFALYMLGDTLLSIFFILGYPQYSNVYFPSLAWGPSALFGVGIMMFIIMNLFLAYVIIRLLKDISIF